The following is a genomic window from Prunus persica cultivar Lovell chromosome G7, Prunus_persica_NCBIv2, whole genome shotgun sequence.
AGTCTGTTAGttgattgttttattttctttctcaagaAATGCATGTATAAGTGGCAACTCCATAAACTGATTTTCATTAAATCAATTTATAGAAATTTTGCCTTCATTTTGGACCCTTGCCATCTAGAACTGAATTTGAAAAGGTTCATTCATGAATTCAGTAAAGTCGTAGGGAGTTCTGGTCGATTACAATTGACATACAAAGTATAGATTTCGATCTGAATTCCTTTCATTACCTGGAgttaaaattttccaaaaacaaCCCTAAATTTCTCCATATAGAGAATTAGCTACACAACAACTAACCGGTCTATCTGGCTTTTTACCTGCTACATGACTTAAATTTTACGAAGTTCTTAGAATGAAGAATGCATAAGTTCCAGATCAGTGATCCTCAGCTAGTTTTCCTCAGTTAATTTGAAACTCATGCTTCAAAAGATAGCTTCTAATAGATTCTAGGCTTCCTTGAAGACTTCATTGCATTTAAGCTCCACCTTGAAGCTTCATTCTCCGCAAAGAAAGGTATGCCAAGAGCCGGTATCCAAATACCATGGCTACAAGGGCACCGACTCCTGTTAAACCGCAGTCTGTGCTCAACCCATTAATGGCTGGCGTGATTGCTTCGTACTGCACCTTAAGAAGAAGCCTGTATGTGTGGTAGTTGAAAGACATATACCTAATCCAAGATATGAACACCGGAACTTTCTGCAACATTTTAAACAACATGTTGtgttagatatatatatatcttccaTCCTATAGGAAATGTGAAATCTTTTAGGAAATAAATTTGTagacaaaatataaattttcagTCAAGGATTGCATGCTTACTTTCACAAAGAACCCCCCAGCCAGCATGAATGTCATGACAGTTACAGAAGCTAGAGTTGTGGCCCTCTTTAAGTCCATCAATGTAGCTCCAATAGCTAGTCCAAGTCCCTGTTTTGCATCCATTTAACTAGTTAAATATGGTATTTTTCACCTAGTGTTTTGGAAGAGGTCAAATATTCagctttaaaaaaagaaattaaaatatcaaccaGTAGCTGGAAAGAGGCATACCTGCGCTGCCACAATGCAGAGGAAAACTATAAGCATGCTTAGGAAGAAGGTGTCAGCACTCAGCCTTAAGCCTGCCATGAAATATACAATGACGAGGAACAGTACCGGTAGCAATAGGTCTAGTGGGAGATCACTTGTAGTCCTAGCAACAAAATATGCACTTAATCTGTACATGTCAGCTGCTCGTTCCTTCGTCAGCATGGCCCTTTCTTGAGGAAATGTAAAAATTGCTGTGAAGACAGGAAAAAATCCCCAGAAGACAGCAATGAAGAAAAGCAATCCTGCCtgcaatgaagaaaaataaacaaataaataacagATGTTGAAAATCCTGTTTGCTTCttaatttgtttccttttgaGACCTTTCCCCAAAAGACCTTTCTGTGACATTTGTAACTTTTATTGGTTTGACAAGGCAAAGATTTACCTGATCCTCCAGGCCTTTGGGATTGTTGCTATCTGACTGCCACCAGAGCAAGCCCAGAATAACTGCAGTGGAGAGGACTTGGGTAATTCTCAACCAGCTGAAGTAGTCGTGCCTTCGTTCTTTAATTCCTCTACAAAACAAGATGGAAAATTgttcccaccagcttcctccCCATTCTCGTTTTGAAATCGACACCTTCAACTTCAGTTCATCGTCAAGGGGAAGAGGAACcataatcttcttcttctcctcgtCTGCAACTCGTGTCTCGTAGGCCTCCACAAGATACTGCTTTCAAATAGACACATCAGATTAGTGCGTTTGATGATGCAGTCCGAAATCAGACAGATTTTTCTTGTAGGACAAGTAAGTTGCAATGATCAATAAGTATTTGTAGCCCTATCTATATTTGTGAACTTTATACTTGGGAGTAATTATTCCTGACATGTGCACATTGTTAATATATATGTGGAAgataattttctcttttgagcGCCTCTCTTAGaaatttaagaaatcaatcaGAACATACATCATGCACAACTGCTGGAGATGGCTTTCCATTTCTTGTATCAGCTGCTTCTGAATTTCCCATTTGCACTTTATCCTCTAACTCTGATGGTATAGAAACGTCATTTATGTTTCCGTTTGCAAGGTCTAGCAAGAACTCTGCCGGGTTCATGGCAATAAGTGGGGAACATCCTATGGATGAGAAATAAACCATTGCTTCTGATGCTTTCCCAAAGTAAAGCAAGCTTCCCTTCCCAAGAAGGATCAACTTGTCAAATTTGTGGAAGAGTCTACTTGATGGCTGGTGGATTGTTGTCACCACTGTTTTGCCAGCCTGCCATATAAAGAATCTTACTACTTATTTCTCAATTCAGTTATTAGCTGCTTCTGAAAAATATACTAATAAAGTTGAGGTTTAActtttttgaatgaaaataatttgtaTTTCCTCAGAATTTGGAGAAACTAAAAGCAGCTCTGCATTGCCTTGCAACTATAAAACTAATTGCTATACGGAATCTGTCTGTCAAAACTGAAGTACCTCTGCTATGTCTTGTAACATCTGAACGATTCTCAGTGCAGTCGTAGAATCCAAGCCAGAGGTTGGTTCATCCAGAAACAGAAGGGAAGGGTTAATTATGATCTCATTGCCAATGCAaactctcttcctctctccaCCTGATACCCCGCGGACAAAGGAGCCACCAATCATAGTGTCTTGGCACCTGTGCGTATCGAGAATTTTTGCTATTTAGCTTTTTAATCTATAAAAATCAGTGATGACAATGCTTATAAGTCCAATGGCAGCAGTAGAGGGAGAACTTACCTTTCTAAGCCTAGCTCATAAATGACATCTAGAGCTCGTTTTTCCTTCTGCTCTTTTGTCAATGTCTTTGACAGCCGAAGGAGGGCTGCATATGTTAATGTCTCTTTCACTGTAAGGTGAGGAAATAGAACATCGTCCTGTGTAACGAACCCTATCCTGCCATACGCTTCGTGTCAATTTTGTTGCACACatgcataaatatatattatactttGGAATCTGAAGGAGAAAAGAAACCATGTACTCTGCTTCAATCAAGCAGATTTTTACGGGAAAACCATTTTGATTGCCAAAAGAATAACTAAAGAAGCCTCCATGCCTATAATCTCTGTCCATATTTTATTACAGtgataaaattttagtttcagATTCGTACCTGCTTTTTAGGAACTTGGAGTATGTCTGGTCATTGTAAGTAATGGAACCAGTGACATTGGCTTGAACTGCCCTGCCTCCAAGCAGATTAAGGAGGCTGGTCTTTCCACTTCCAGATGGTCCCATAAGGGCCAAAACTTCTCCCGGGTGCACCGAACCGGTAATCCCATTCAAGATATCCTTCTCTTCACTTGTCCTCATTCCTTTGAGAATGATCTTGTATGTCACATCTGTGAACTGAAACAAAACCAGAACAAGATTTAGCCTTCATCAGTAATTAAGACTGTCAACTAGTTACTTGCAGTAATATATCAAACTTATTGCAACGTAGAAAGATAGTTAATTACTTTTCAGGAAGATTATGTCAGACTGTCCATACCCTTCTTTCCTTTGATGCTTTTGGTGTTCCTATTTGGGAATGTTTAAGCCTTTACTGAAGGCTAAAAACCAGTGTGGCTCAATATGCAGGTGTCTAAACTATTTCCGTAGGGTTTAAAACCCATGATTTCTTTACTTCTTCTAGGACCCTAAAAGCAGTTTAtgtgagtttatttatatgaacATGTAGCACCTTTTGGCTGCAAAGAAGGGCAAGTCTTGTACATACAAGTCATATAGAATGAAACTCTGTACAAGACTGAACCTGACCATGCTTATATTGCTAGCCATGTTCTATGGATCGCCCTTGATGTGTGTTAGATCATTCTCCACCCTTGCCTGTCCAAATAGATAGTAAGTATCACATCAATTCGAGCACTACGATTTGAACACGTGCAGGTTTTGAACGTACACCGGTAGATGTagttgcaaattgcaatggtTTTCCGGaagagggagaagaaaatCATACATGGCAAACATGGCAACTTGTAACTTGTATAACTTGTGTAACTACTTGGAAGGTAGACAAAAACCTTGAGATAAATTGGCAGAGTAGGTTCTGTTTGGAATTTCGGCTTCCTGGTGGTGCCAGCTTCAAGATCTTCTGCTGCATTATGCAATGAATCATACATAGTTCTCtgttattatattattatttcactA
Proteins encoded in this region:
- the LOC18771631 gene encoding ABC transporter G family member 22 isoform X3, with the protein product MASNISMFTDVTYKIILKGMRTSEEKDILNGITGSVHPGEVLALMGPSGSGKTSLLNLLGGRAVQANVTGSITYNDQTYSKFLKSRIGFVTQDDVLFPHLTVKETLTYAALLRLSKTLTKEQKEKRALDVIYELGLERCQDTMIGGSFVRGVSGGERKRVCIGNEIIINPSLLFLDEPTSGLDSTTALRIVQMLQDIAEAGKTVVTTIHQPSSRLFHKFDKLILLGKGSLLYFGKASEAMVYFSSIGCSPLIAMNPAEFLLDLANGNINDVSIPSELEDKVQMGNSEAADTRNGKPSPAVVHDYLVEAYETRVADEEKKKIMVPLPLDDELKLKVSISKREWGGSWWEQFSILFCRGIKERRHDYFSWLRITQVLSTAVILGLLWWQSDSNNPKGLEDQAGLLFFIAVFWGFFPVFTAIFTFPQERAMLTKERAADMYRLSAYFVARTTSDLPLDLLLPVLFLVIVYFMAGLRLSADTFFLSMLIVFLCIVAAQGLGLAIGATLMDLKRATTLASVTVMTFMLAGGFFVKKVPVFISWIRYMSFNYHTYRLLLKVQYEAITPAINGLSTDCGLTGVGALVAMVFGYRLLAYLSLRRMKLQGGA
- the LOC18771631 gene encoding ABC transporter G family member 22 isoform X1 gives rise to the protein MEKLPSSSVLPRTKSDQLAETVAAAFKSPPLGEAIVGSADGSSTLSRKSSRRMMGASPGRGSGSVGKNTHIRKSRSAQMKLDLDEVSSGAALSRASSASLGFSFSFTGFTVPPDNIADSKPFSDDDDIPEDLEAGTTRKPKFQTEPTLPIYLKFTDVTYKIILKGMRTSEEKDILNGITGSVHPGEVLALMGPSGSGKTSLLNLLGGRAVQANVTGSITYNDQTYSKFLKSRIGFVTQDDVLFPHLTVKETLTYAALLRLSKTLTKEQKEKRALDVIYELGLERCQDTMIGGSFVRGVSGGERKRVCIGNEIIINPSLLFLDEPTSGLDSTTALRIVQMLQDIAEAGKTVVTTIHQPSSRLFHKFDKLILLGKGSLLYFGKASEAMVYFSSIGCSPLIAMNPAEFLLDLANGNINDVSIPSELEDKVQMGNSEAADTRNGKPSPAVVHDYLVEAYETRVADEEKKKIMVPLPLDDELKLKVSISKREWGGSWWEQFSILFCRGIKERRHDYFSWLRITQVLSTAVILGLLWWQSDSNNPKGLEDQAGLLFFIAVFWGFFPVFTAIFTFPQERAMLTKERAADMYRLSAYFVARTTSDLPLDLLLPVLFLVIVYFMAGLRLSADTFFLSMLIVFLCIVAAQGLGLAIGATLMDLKRATTLASVTVMTFMLAGGFFVKKVPVFISWIRYMSFNYHTYRLLLKVQYEAITPAINGLSTDCGLTGVGALVAMVFGYRLLAYLSLRRMKLQGGA
- the LOC18771631 gene encoding ABC transporter G family member 22 isoform X2 encodes the protein MEKLPSSSVLPRTKSDQLAETVAAAFKSPPLGEAIVGSADGSSTLSRKSSRRMMGASPGRGSGSVGKNTHIRKSRSAQMKLDLDEVSSGAALSRASSASLGFSFSFTGFTVPPDNIADSKPFSDDDDIQDLEAGTTRKPKFQTEPTLPIYLKFTDVTYKIILKGMRTSEEKDILNGITGSVHPGEVLALMGPSGSGKTSLLNLLGGRAVQANVTGSITYNDQTYSKFLKSRIGFVTQDDVLFPHLTVKETLTYAALLRLSKTLTKEQKEKRALDVIYELGLERCQDTMIGGSFVRGVSGGERKRVCIGNEIIINPSLLFLDEPTSGLDSTTALRIVQMLQDIAEAGKTVVTTIHQPSSRLFHKFDKLILLGKGSLLYFGKASEAMVYFSSIGCSPLIAMNPAEFLLDLANGNINDVSIPSELEDKVQMGNSEAADTRNGKPSPAVVHDYLVEAYETRVADEEKKKIMVPLPLDDELKLKVSISKREWGGSWWEQFSILFCRGIKERRHDYFSWLRITQVLSTAVILGLLWWQSDSNNPKGLEDQAGLLFFIAVFWGFFPVFTAIFTFPQERAMLTKERAADMYRLSAYFVARTTSDLPLDLLLPVLFLVIVYFMAGLRLSADTFFLSMLIVFLCIVAAQGLGLAIGATLMDLKRATTLASVTVMTFMLAGGFFVKKVPVFISWIRYMSFNYHTYRLLLKVQYEAITPAINGLSTDCGLTGVGALVAMVFGYRLLAYLSLRRMKLQGGA
- the LOC18771631 gene encoding ABC transporter G family member 22 isoform X4, with translation MRTSEEKDILNGITGSVHPGEVLALMGPSGSGKTSLLNLLGGRAVQANVTGSITYNDQTYSKFLKSRIGFVTQDDVLFPHLTVKETLTYAALLRLSKTLTKEQKEKRALDVIYELGLERCQDTMIGGSFVRGVSGGERKRVCIGNEIIINPSLLFLDEPTSGLDSTTALRIVQMLQDIAEAGKTVVTTIHQPSSRLFHKFDKLILLGKGSLLYFGKASEAMVYFSSIGCSPLIAMNPAEFLLDLANGNINDVSIPSELEDKVQMGNSEAADTRNGKPSPAVVHDYLVEAYETRVADEEKKKIMVPLPLDDELKLKVSISKREWGGSWWEQFSILFCRGIKERRHDYFSWLRITQVLSTAVILGLLWWQSDSNNPKGLEDQAGLLFFIAVFWGFFPVFTAIFTFPQERAMLTKERAADMYRLSAYFVARTTSDLPLDLLLPVLFLVIVYFMAGLRLSADTFFLSMLIVFLCIVAAQGLGLAIGATLMDLKRATTLASVTVMTFMLAGGFFVKKVPVFISWIRYMSFNYHTYRLLLKVQYEAITPAINGLSTDCGLTGVGALVAMVFGYRLLAYLSLRRMKLQGGA